The following proteins are encoded in a genomic region of Montipora foliosa isolate CH-2021 chromosome 10, ASM3666993v2, whole genome shotgun sequence:
- the LOC137974093 gene encoding uncharacterized protein — protein sequence MEKVAVTIKQGFALPQKELTVFNGDPLEYWSFITSFQNSIEANATSESEKLMYLLQYTSGAAKDTIKCCLVMDPSIGYQRARMLLEERFGQPFTIAYEHVTKLTHGPPLRATDRKGLLAFADQLKSCEHTLESIGYLDEINSADNLRRIVMRLPFHLRTKFVEVADQIQQSGQRPNISHIAEFVKVKARAANNPVFGCLMDTERERTDNLRRRPKTRKPLFPNERGTAFNTRETELGESSSYSTNSEFSSTKYQKCPVCHAAHPFVRCQIFAEKTFEERLQVMRKAQLCHNCFKYGHIAVGCLAKKACDVQGCRRKHHNLLHPPSQPANGSTTGVPDQGVQLESGTALQTNSTSAKVGRVCLQIVPVRVRRNDLSKTVETYALLDTGSDVSLCDKNLATELGIQGQQKQFFLTTQENVNSPRFGTEINGLTVEPLDGTDKIEVNRLWTVDRLNASSRSIPSELDAKQWPHLADINLSSIEEREVRLIIGTNTPEAFWVLEERRGNKGEPYAIRTPLGWALMGPMTNVQDNLHHLTVNFVRSSEVMEDTQDLLMQQVERFWATETTGVDTESKACMSLEDKKALRTMEQSVKLQDGHYQVALPWREFPPFLPYNRPLAERRLRMLKRRFLQDNELFKNYKGTMEKYLADGHARRVPPEELHVKDRPLWYLPHHHVLNKPEKTRVVFDCAAKYRGTSLNDQLLTEPDLTNSILGVLTRFREDRVALSADIKCMFHQIRVPPADCDAFRFLWWPTGDLNQEAVDHRMEVHLFGATSSPSCSSFALRKTAEDNKGDFDEEVVKTVKRNFYVDDCLKSVKSVDCAIQIVVQLRDLLSYYNNS from the coding sequence ATGGAAAAGGTGGCAGTAACGATTAAACAAGGATTTGCACTACCACAGAAGGAGCTAACAGTCTTCAATGGTGACCCCCTCGAATACTGGAGTTTTATTACATCGTTTCAAAACAGCATCGAAGCAAATGCAACGAGTGAAAGCGAAAAGCTCATGTATTTACTACAGTACACATCTGGTGCAGCAAAGGACACTATCAAATGTTGTTTGGTTATGGACCCGTCCATAGGATATCAGAGGGCAAGAATGCTGCTTGAAGAAAGATTTGGGCAACCCTTCACCATTGCGTATGAGCATGTCACAAAACTGACTCATGGACCCCCTCTTAGGGCAACGGATCGTAAAGGATTATTGGCGTTTGCTGACCAGTTAAAGAGCTGTGAACATACTTTGGAGTCAATTGGTTACCTGGACGAAATTAATAGTGCCGATAATTTAAGACGAATTGTCATGAGACTCCCTTTCCATCTTCGCACAAAGTTCGTTGAGGTTGCTGATCAGATTCAACAAAGTGGACAACGTCCTAATATCAGTCacattgccgaatttgtcaaggTGAAGGCTCGCGCTGCAAATAACCCAGTATTTGGATGTCTGATGGACACAGAACGCGAGAGAACAGACAATCTGAGGCGAAGACCGAAGACTAGAAAACCTTTATTTCCAAATGAGCGAGGTACCGCCTTTAATACTAGAGAAACAGAACTCGGAGAATCCtcaagttactctacaaattcgGAATTCTCTTCGACAAAGTATCAGAAGTGTCCGGTGTGCCACGCAGCCCATCCGTTTGTGAGGTGCCAGATTTTTGCTGAGAAAACCTTTGAAGAACGTCTGCAAGTAATGCGAAAGGCTCAGCTATGTCACAATTGCTTTAAGTACGGCCATATAGCTGTGGGGTGCTTGGCGAAGAAAGCCTGCGATGTTCAAGGCTGTCGAAGGAAACACCACAACTTGCTCCACCCTCCATCTCAGCCAGCCAATGGAAGCACAACCGGAGTTCCAGACCAGGGAGTACAATTAGAGAGCGGCACAGCGTTACAGACCAACAGTACTTCAGCCAAAGTAGGAAGAGTCTGCCTGCAAATAGTTCCTGTGAGGGTGCGAAGAAATGACTTAAGCAAGACCGTGGAAACGTACGCTCTTCTCGACACTGGGTCAGATGTCTCCTTGTGTGACAAGAATCTAGCAACGGAGCTTGGAATTCAAGGCCAACAGAAACAGTTTTTTCTGACAACCCAAGAAAACGTGAATAGCCCAAGATTTGGCACGGAAATTAACGGCTTAACGGTAGAACCTCTCGATGGTACTGACAAAATAGAAGTAAATAGGCTGTGGACCGTGGACAGATTGAACGCCTCAAGTCGAAGCATTCCTTCCGAACTGGATGCTAAGCAGTGGCCACATCTGGCTGACATCAACTTATCAAGTATCGAAGAAAGGGAAGTTCGATTAATCATTGGCACAAACACCCCAGAGGCCTTCTGGGTATTAGAAGAAAGACGCGGTAATAAAGGGGAACCATATGCAATACGTACACCTCTTGGCTGGGCACTCATGGGTCCAATGACGAATGTTCAAGATAATTTGCATCACCTCACCGTAAATTTCGTTAGATCCAGTGAAGTCATGGAAGACACCCAAGATCTCCTCATGCAGCAAGTAGAACGATTCTGGGCAACGGAAACAACTGGAGTGGATACTGAATCCAAGGCCTGTATGTCTCTAGAAGACAAGAAAGCTCTCAGGACCATGGAACAATCAGTTAAACTGCAAGATGGACACTACCAAGTAGCCCTACCTTGGAGAGAGTTCCCACCCTTCTTGCCATACAACAGACCCTTGGCAGAACGGAGACTGCGAATGTTAAAGAGAAGATTCCTGCAAGATAACGAGCTTTTCAAGAATTACAAAGGCACAATGGAAAAATATCTTGCTGACGGCCATGCAAGAAGAGTACCGCCCGAAGAGCTTCATGTGAAGGACAGGCCGCTGTGGTATCTACCTCACCACCACGTATTGAACAAGCCTGAAAAGACTAGAGTGGTGTTCGACTGTGCAGCCAAATACAGAGGGACATCCCTCAACGACCAACTCTTAACAGAACCAGACCTTACAAATTCTATTCTTGGTGTCTTGACCAGATTTCGTGAAGATCGCGTTGCACTGTCAGCAGACATCAAGTGTATGTTCCACCAGATAAGAGTGCCACCTGCAGACTGTGACGCGTTCAGATTCCTTTGGTGGCCAACCGGCGATTTAAATCAAGAAGCAGTCGATCATCGAATGGAAGTCCATTTATTTGGCGCAACATCATCGCCCAGCTGCTCTAGTTTTGCTTTGAGGAAAACGGCCGAAgataacaaaggagactttgaCGAGGAAGTTGTGAAAACCGTCAAGAGAAATTTTTACGTAGACGATTGTCTCAAATCAGTAAAGTCTGTTGACTGTGCCATCCAGATCGTAGTGCAGCTACGTGACCTTCTGAGTTATTACAATAACTCCTGA